A genomic segment from Neobacillus sp. YX16 encodes:
- a CDS encoding class I SAM-dependent methyltransferase produces MEQINFGQVAKSYAKAREDIPVSLMDSLYIRGVYFDGRKVADIGCGTGALTRKMAMRKADVIGVDPSKELLKYANELNRSKNYKIPYMQSSSESTGLQDSQYDIVTVMRAWHWFDRDRAIREIKRILKEKGTLIVVDSGFLTGSGVVEETFKVLSKYVSGGLKPAGAKAESKQRINGYPIEWFDEWQNNGFELRDFYRLNYSVPFSKEEWVERIESVSWLAGLDEKVRGNALQDLRDSLSADEPYIIPHECNVCILRLKD; encoded by the coding sequence ATGGAACAAATAAATTTTGGTCAAGTTGCTAAAAGTTATGCGAAAGCAAGAGAAGATATTCCTGTTAGTTTAATGGATAGCTTATACATCCGAGGAGTTTACTTTGATGGGAGAAAAGTAGCGGATATTGGCTGTGGTACTGGTGCTTTAACAAGGAAAATGGCAATGAGAAAAGCAGATGTTATTGGCGTAGATCCGTCTAAAGAATTACTGAAATATGCAAATGAATTAAATAGGTCAAAAAACTATAAAATTCCGTATATGCAATCAAGTTCTGAGAGTACGGGTTTACAAGATTCTCAGTATGATATCGTAACCGTAATGCGTGCCTGGCATTGGTTTGACCGTGATAGGGCAATTCGAGAAATTAAACGAATATTAAAAGAAAAGGGTACATTAATAGTAGTCGATTCTGGCTTCCTTACTGGTTCTGGAGTGGTTGAGGAGACATTCAAGGTCTTATCTAAATACGTAAGTGGCGGATTAAAACCTGCTGGAGCTAAAGCCGAGTCAAAGCAGAGAATAAACGGATATCCGATTGAGTGGTTTGATGAATGGCAAAACAATGGCTTTGAGTTACGTGATTTTTATAGATTAAACTATTCAGTTCCCTTTTCAAAAGAAGAATGGGTAGAGAGAATAGAATCTGTCTCCTGGCTTGCAGGATTAGATGAGAAAGTAAGAGGAAATGCACTTCAGGACTTAAGAGATTCCTTATCAGCCGATGAGCCATACATCATTCCACACGAATGTAATGTTTGTATATTAAGGCTGAAAGATTAG
- a CDS encoding sigma-70 family RNA polymerase sigma factor has product MDGSDHAFRLLVEKYRNDVFRTVFAVLRDQKEAEDAAQEVFMKIYNSLSQYESQGFKTWMTRIAVNHAIDIKRKQARRKEEVAVALEQQALGTPKDGVEKELIVNERQRLVRKRLDELPENYREVIYGFYIAEKSYQQLAEEQNVQVKTIETKLYRARIWMKKNWKEDDFS; this is encoded by the coding sequence ATGGACGGCAGTGATCATGCCTTTCGCCTTTTGGTTGAGAAGTACCGCAATGATGTGTTCCGGACCGTCTTTGCTGTTCTTCGTGATCAAAAGGAAGCAGAAGATGCCGCACAAGAAGTATTTATGAAAATATATAACTCTCTCTCCCAATATGAAAGCCAAGGCTTTAAGACTTGGATGACCAGAATAGCTGTAAATCATGCAATCGATATAAAGAGAAAGCAAGCACGAAGAAAAGAAGAAGTGGCGGTGGCTTTGGAGCAGCAGGCACTAGGTACTCCAAAGGATGGTGTTGAGAAAGAACTTATCGTTAATGAAAGGCAAAGGCTCGTAAGAAAAAGACTTGATGAGCTTCCTGAGAATTATCGAGAAGTCATTTACGGTTTTTATATAGCTGAAAAAAGTTATCAGCAATTGGCCGAGGAACAAAATGTACAGGTGAAAACGATTGAAACGAAGCTGTACCGTGCGCGTATTTGGATGAAAAAGAATTGGAAGGAGGACGATTTTTCATGA
- a CDS encoding LPXTG cell wall anchor domain-containing protein — MKKWKNTLTGVLLIGAGIGFLFRKRKEEQA, encoded by the coding sequence ATGAAAAAATGGAAGAATACACTAACAGGAGTTCTTTTAATCGGAGCTGGAATTGGTTTTCTTTTTAGAAAAAGAAAGGAGGAACAGGCATGA
- a CDS encoding diacylglycerol kinase has translation MKRARLIYNPTSGREILKRHLAEILEKLEIAGYEASCHATTGAGDATAAARIAVERQYDVVIAAGGDGTINEVVNGLAEQEYRPKLGIIPAGTTNDFARALHIPRDIGAAVDIITKGEMIPVDIGRINDRYFINIAGGGRITELTYEVPSKLKTMLGQLAYYLKGMEMLPSIKPSDVSIEYDGKLFEGEAMLFLVGLTNSIGGFEKIAPDSSINDGLFSLLILKKINLAEFVRVATLAIRGEHVNDPNVIYAKASRIKVHSNEKVQINLDGEFGGLLPAEFANLYRHLEVFVPLDDIRPLDKPTDWVPGQRYS, from the coding sequence ATGAAACGAGCACGATTAATATATAATCCCACTTCAGGACGGGAAATTCTAAAGCGCCATCTAGCGGAGATTCTTGAGAAGCTTGAGATTGCCGGGTATGAAGCTTCTTGCCATGCGACGACGGGTGCAGGTGATGCAACGGCTGCTGCTAGGATAGCAGTTGAACGACAATATGATGTTGTGATTGCTGCAGGTGGTGATGGTACCATAAATGAAGTGGTCAATGGTCTTGCAGAGCAGGAGTACAGACCAAAGTTGGGAATTATTCCAGCAGGTACAACAAACGATTTTGCAAGAGCCCTTCATATACCAAGAGATATCGGTGCTGCAGTGGATATCATCACAAAGGGTGAAATGATTCCTGTGGATATTGGCCGAATCAATGATCGATATTTTATTAACATTGCAGGCGGAGGCAGAATCACGGAGCTTACATACGAAGTTCCGAGTAAATTAAAAACAATGCTTGGACAACTTGCCTATTATTTAAAAGGGATGGAAATGCTCCCTTCCATTAAGCCCTCGGACGTTAGTATTGAGTATGATGGAAAGCTTTTTGAAGGGGAAGCAATGCTATTCCTTGTGGGGCTGACGAATTCAATCGGCGGCTTCGAAAAGATTGCGCCAGATTCATCGATCAACGATGGTTTATTTTCATTGCTGATATTGAAAAAAATTAATTTGGCGGAGTTTGTTCGGGTCGCAACTTTAGCGATTCGCGGTGAGCATGTAAATGATCCAAATGTCATTTATGCGAAAGCGAGCCGAATTAAAGTACATTCGAATGAAAAGGTACAAATAAATCTTGATGGTGAATTTGGCGGGTTACTGCCGGCAGAGTTCGCAAATCTATACAGACATTTAGAGGTATTTGTTCCACTCGATGACATTCGACCACTCGATAAACCAACCGATTGGGTACCGGGTCAAAGATATAGTTGA
- a CDS encoding glycoside hydrolase family 2 TIM barrel-domain containing protein, with protein sequence MFRKFTKLGIGILLLSSTLFTGGASANTNPTVADREPMNTEVKSIGGTNVLFQYGEPVPSFDTWTQEERSRSYLSLDGKWKFAMDSNSQGMNEKWYQKDYNDSNWQQEKVPGSWDLYDTPGFGTYDGSNFGEGTAFYDGDAWFRTHFSPDASWRNQFVKLNFLGVNYRAWVYINGHFVGEHEGGNTPFALNVSEYLQPGKDNVIAVRVHRRADFDSYTSPDAKPVTNDVELPYKPVDYWRYAGITRSVYLEATSNVNVSKILTSTGDHTLTTKVVVYNHGDKKVERQLVVNPGEQTGGKPKSKEIKLNPGEVKVVSMDFDIKSASYWTPDSPTLYEVTATLYKGKGEGQVTQSGIGSVDDSLSTNYGMRTIATEGSKLTLNGEQVFLKGLNWHEETAANGKSMTIEEYDTELNHVLNVNANFIRNSHYNRHPYVYDFADKHGLMVLDDVDNMWLDTKQEALQTNSYGLSRALVLSMAWNQINRPSVIMWSLQNESQIWDDQQVYRDWLSDMKSAVKSVDIQNRPVTWASGSSWDPAYDLADVIGLNEYFGYFYMKDEDLGTTLEAVHRNHPNKPILITENGTWAYAEEELKHGEPTTSGTEEWQSAKFLNHWNQVTDSNRLDYMAGYTFWVLKDYKQRLGYNQQINGISTMGLMRFDNEEPRLVYETFKNAANPFK encoded by the coding sequence ATGTTTCGAAAATTTACTAAACTCGGGATAGGAATTCTTCTTCTCAGTTCTACCCTTTTTACTGGAGGAGCTTCTGCAAACACTAATCCAACCGTGGCAGACCGTGAGCCAATGAACACGGAGGTGAAATCCATTGGTGGAACAAACGTTTTGTTTCAATATGGTGAACCAGTCCCATCGTTTGATACTTGGACACAAGAAGAGCGGAGTAGAAGCTACTTATCACTTGATGGGAAATGGAAATTTGCCATGGATTCCAATAGTCAAGGGATGAATGAAAAATGGTACCAAAAAGATTATAATGATTCAAATTGGCAGCAAGAAAAGGTGCCGGGCAGCTGGGATCTTTATGATACACCTGGGTTTGGTACATACGATGGTTCAAATTTTGGTGAAGGAACGGCATTTTACGATGGTGACGCCTGGTTCCGGACACACTTTTCACCTGATGCCAGTTGGAGAAATCAATTCGTAAAACTTAATTTTCTCGGCGTTAACTATCGTGCATGGGTTTATATTAATGGTCATTTTGTAGGCGAACATGAAGGTGGAAATACCCCTTTTGCGCTTAATGTTAGTGAATATTTACAACCAGGGAAAGATAATGTGATTGCGGTTCGAGTACATCGCAGAGCAGACTTTGATTCTTATACAAGTCCGGATGCGAAGCCTGTTACCAATGACGTGGAACTGCCTTACAAACCTGTAGACTACTGGCGATATGCAGGAATTACACGCAGCGTCTATTTGGAAGCAACATCAAATGTAAATGTTAGTAAAATCCTTACTTCAACAGGTGATCATACTTTAACAACAAAAGTGGTTGTATATAATCATGGAGATAAAAAAGTAGAACGTCAACTAGTTGTAAATCCAGGTGAACAAACTGGAGGAAAGCCTAAGTCAAAGGAAATAAAATTAAATCCAGGCGAAGTAAAAGTGGTCTCAATGGATTTTGATATTAAGAGTGCAAGCTATTGGACACCGGACTCCCCTACTCTATATGAAGTAACCGCAACTCTTTATAAGGGAAAAGGTGAAGGTCAAGTTACACAGAGTGGAATTGGCTCTGTTGATGACAGCCTTTCAACAAATTATGGAATGCGAACAATTGCTACAGAGGGTAGTAAATTAACATTGAATGGAGAACAGGTATTTTTAAAAGGTCTTAACTGGCATGAGGAAACAGCTGCAAATGGAAAATCTATGACAATTGAAGAGTATGATACCGAGTTGAATCATGTTCTGAATGTAAATGCAAACTTTATTCGTAACAGTCACTACAACCGTCACCCATATGTATATGATTTTGCTGATAAGCATGGATTAATGGTATTAGATGATGTTGATAATATGTGGCTTGATACAAAGCAAGAAGCGTTACAAACAAACTCATACGGACTTTCAAGAGCATTAGTATTAAGTATGGCATGGAATCAAATTAATCGCCCTTCTGTTATCATGTGGTCATTACAAAATGAGTCTCAAATTTGGGATGATCAGCAAGTTTACCGTGACTGGCTTTCGGATATGAAGAGTGCTGTCAAAAGTGTTGATATCCAAAACCGTCCTGTCACATGGGCATCTGGAAGCAGTTGGGACCCAGCCTATGACTTGGCAGATGTCATCGGTTTAAATGAATATTTCGGTTATTTCTATATGAAGGATGAGGACCTAGGGACTACTTTAGAAGCAGTTCATAGAAACCATCCTAATAAACCGATACTAATTACGGAAAATGGAACGTGGGCCTATGCAGAGGAGGAACTCAAACATGGAGAACCTACAACGTCCGGGACCGAAGAATGGCAATCCGCTAAATTCCTAAATCACTGGAACCAGGTAACAGATTCCAACCGTCTAGATTATATGGCTGGATATACGTTCTGGGTGTTAAAAGATTATAAACAAAGGTTAGGCTATAACCAACAGATAAACGGAATTTCTACCATGGGATTAATGCGATTCGACAACGAAGAGCCACGCTTGGTATATGAAACCTTTAAAAACGCAGCAAATCCATTTAAATAA
- a CDS encoding nicotinate phosphoribosyltransferase, with amino-acid sequence MKNIYQDDSLALHTDLYQINMVETYWRDGRYNKRAVFELFFRKLPFGNGYAVFAGLEKVIQFIQGFRFSEDDLEYLKNEVGYQDDFLDYLKSLRFTGTIRCMKEGELVFGNEPILSVDAPLCEAQLIETALLNIINYQTLIATKASRIKQVLGNEIAMEFGTRRAQEMDAAIWGTRAAYLAGFDGTSNVRAGKLFQIPVSGTHAHSMVQAYKDEYVAFRKYAETHKDCVFLVDTYDTLRLGVPNAIKVAKEMGDSINFIGIRLDSGDLAYLSKEARKMLDEAGFKDAKIFASSDLDEYTILNLKAQGAKIDSWGIGTKLITAYEQAALGAVYKIVSIEGENGKMEDTIKISSNPVKVTTPGIKKIYRIINNKNNHAEGDYIALENEKLPEKQLKMFHPTHTYMNKVVTNFTAKELHEVIYSNGELVYEMPCLEESREYLKQNLCALWDEYRRTMNPEEYPVDLSQKCWDNKMRNIEEVKEKVAEMKAE; translated from the coding sequence ATGAAAAACATTTATCAGGATGATAGCTTAGCACTGCATACTGATCTATACCAGATCAATATGGTAGAAACGTATTGGAGAGACGGAAGATATAATAAACGCGCAGTGTTTGAATTGTTTTTCCGTAAGCTGCCTTTTGGGAATGGATATGCTGTTTTTGCTGGATTGGAAAAAGTCATTCAGTTTATCCAGGGCTTCCGCTTTTCAGAAGATGATTTGGAGTATTTAAAAAATGAAGTAGGCTACCAGGATGACTTTCTGGACTATTTAAAGAGCTTGCGCTTTACGGGTACTATTCGCTGTATGAAAGAAGGCGAGCTGGTATTTGGAAATGAGCCGATTTTAAGTGTAGATGCCCCGCTTTGTGAAGCTCAGTTGATTGAAACGGCACTATTGAACATCATTAATTATCAGACATTAATCGCGACAAAGGCTTCTCGTATTAAACAGGTTCTTGGTAATGAAATTGCAATGGAATTCGGTACTCGCCGAGCTCAGGAAATGGACGCAGCCATTTGGGGTACACGAGCTGCATACTTAGCCGGTTTTGATGGAACGAGTAATGTTCGAGCGGGTAAATTATTTCAAATCCCCGTTTCTGGTACGCATGCTCACTCGATGGTCCAAGCCTATAAGGACGAATATGTAGCTTTTCGTAAATATGCTGAAACCCATAAGGATTGTGTCTTTTTAGTTGATACATATGATACGCTAAGGTTAGGTGTTCCAAATGCGATTAAAGTCGCCAAGGAGATGGGCGATTCTATAAATTTCATAGGAATCCGTTTAGACAGCGGTGACCTTGCCTATCTTTCAAAGGAAGCGCGTAAAATGCTCGATGAGGCGGGATTTAAGGATGCAAAAATCTTTGCTTCAAGTGATCTCGACGAGTATACGATTCTGAACTTGAAAGCACAGGGTGCGAAAATTGATAGCTGGGGAATCGGTACTAAGCTGATAACGGCATACGAACAAGCAGCACTTGGGGCTGTCTACAAAATTGTTTCGATAGAAGGCGAGAACGGCAAGATGGAGGATACAATAAAAATCTCTTCCAATCCGGTAAAAGTAACGACCCCAGGTATTAAAAAAATATATCGTATTATTAATAATAAGAATAACCATGCTGAAGGGGACTATATTGCACTTGAGAATGAGAAACTGCCTGAAAAGCAGCTGAAAATGTTCCATCCAACCCATACGTATATGAATAAGGTGGTTACAAACTTTACGGCAAAAGAACTTCACGAAGTAATCTATTCCAACGGTGAGCTTGTTTATGAAATGCCATGTCTTGAGGAGTCTCGTGAGTATTTAAAGCAAAATCTTTGTGCTCT